One window from the genome of Deinococcus sp. NW-56 encodes:
- a CDS encoding ankyrin repeat domain-containing protein encodes MPALRLPLLLAALLSPVPAQAGGQSSPAPGVSRMTQTTLNTALLAAAEVGDAARVQTLLRQGASPSARRADGRTALTTAALGDHVEVARLLVGAGADPEPQDTDRNNALLVTGQTGSVAMLREVLRAGPDLTRTNRFGGTALIPAADRGHVEYVREILKTGIDVDHVNNLGWTALLEAVILGDGGARHTEIVRLLLEAGADPNLPDGEGVTALDHARSRGYAAMVHLLKEAGGR; translated from the coding sequence ATGCCTGCGTTGCGTCTGCCTCTGCTGCTCGCCGCCCTGCTGTCGCCGGTGCCCGCGCAGGCGGGTGGGCAGAGCAGCCCGGCTCCAGGAGTGTCCCGCATGACCCAGACCACCCTGAACACCGCTCTTCTCGCCGCCGCCGAGGTGGGCGACGCCGCCCGCGTCCAGACCCTGCTGCGTCAGGGAGCCTCGCCAAGTGCCCGCCGTGCCGACGGCCGGACCGCCCTGACCACCGCGGCGCTGGGAGACCATGTGGAGGTCGCCCGCCTGCTGGTCGGCGCCGGGGCCGATCCGGAGCCGCAGGACACGGACCGCAACAACGCCCTTCTCGTGACCGGACAGACGGGCAGCGTGGCGATGTTGCGCGAGGTGCTGCGGGCGGGACCCGACCTGACGCGCACCAACCGCTTTGGCGGCACGGCCCTGATCCCAGCGGCGGACCGCGGGCACGTCGAGTACGTCCGCGAGATCCTGAAGACGGGGATCGACGTGGACCATGTCAACAACCTGGGCTGGACTGCGCTGCTGGAGGCGGTGATCCTGGGCGACGGGGGCGCACGGCATACCGAGATCGTGCGGCTGCTGCTGGAGGCTGGGGCCGACCCGAACCTGCCCGACGGCGAGGGGGTGACAGCCCTGGATCATGCCCGGTCACGGGGCTACGCGGCGATGGTGCACCTGTTGAAAGAAGCGGGCGGACGCTGA
- a CDS encoding GNAT family N-acetyltransferase, which produces MTVTTLEPPQTVHFTKMELLEHFASLPGGALHTEGDVRWFTLALPYDTFNGVIHAEFDPRTADDRIRWTCDQLRASGAEALWWTGPMTTPTDLPTRLTRAGLVPVETEPGMILDLGTVQEGAPKTDLVIRPVGTLQELRAWIALRWLDTGADVRRSLEALYEAATRDPARRTHYLGWRGEQPLVCGALFHGTHAAAVEDIVTGPDARGLGYGTAMTAELVRLARAAGHRHATLTASPQGEGIYRRLGFRTVGEISAYFLASGGRE; this is translated from the coding sequence GTGACCGTGACCACGCTCGAACCCCCCCAGACCGTCCACTTCACCAAGATGGAGCTGCTTGAGCATTTCGCCTCGCTGCCCGGCGGTGCCCTGCACACAGAGGGTGACGTGCGCTGGTTTACCTTGGCCCTGCCCTACGACACCTTCAATGGGGTGATCCATGCCGAGTTCGACCCCAGGACGGCGGACGACCGGATTCGGTGGACGTGCGACCAGCTTCGCGCGTCGGGCGCTGAAGCGCTCTGGTGGACGGGGCCGATGACCACACCTACGGACCTGCCCACCCGGCTCACGCGGGCTGGACTGGTGCCTGTCGAGACGGAGCCGGGCATGATCCTTGACCTCGGGACCGTTCAGGAGGGCGCTCCGAAGACGGACCTGGTGATCCGGCCGGTGGGGACGCTGCAGGAGTTGCGGGCCTGGATCGCCCTGCGCTGGCTGGACACGGGAGCGGACGTGCGGCGCTCGCTGGAGGCGCTGTACGAGGCCGCGACGCGTGACCCGGCGCGGCGCACGCACTACCTCGGATGGCGGGGCGAGCAGCCGCTGGTGTGCGGCGCCCTTTTTCACGGCACGCACGCCGCAGCGGTGGAGGACATCGTCACGGGTCCCGACGCGCGGGGACTGGGGTACGGCACAGCCATGACCGCCGAACTGGTGCGGCTCGCGCGGGCGGCCGGGCACCGTCACGCGACCCTGACCGCCTCGCCCCAGGGTGAAGGCATCTACCGTCGGCTGGGATTCCGAACGGTGGGCGAGATCAGCGCCTACTTCCTGGCCTCGGGGGGCCGGGAGTAA
- a CDS encoding DNA methyltransferase produces the protein MSHATLSTTELKTLRGHLRAFEFAEVMNVLGWNRASGARTVTADGQTFRLTPVAQLGGVQVIEVTGGEDPTALPLEPVRRKVSDEVVKTSREHVLIFVDAGRTQSHWYWVKRGLDGEKRKVQPRTHTYVKGQPDDLFVAKLSGLFVDLAELDDEGDLSVTEAARRLSSALDTEGVVKRFYTEFRTLREDFADQIGGISDDRDRAWYASVLLNRLMFIYFLQGKGFLGRPTPRSDGDRQYLQNHLAASKKRGADRYYSEFLSTLFFDAFAAPEEQRSAEVSAMVGQIPYLNGGLFLRHGIELKYSGIRVPDRAFGQVLDLFGRYTWNLSDQDKHAGGLDPDVLGHIFEKYINQKGFGAYYTRPEITEYLCEQTVRRLVLDKIRERRPLEHHLHHNLNDAIARADADLVRSLLLAEDGLKSVSLLDPACGSGAFLVAALKTLLDIYSALMGRIVSLNDRTLLDWEEKLRGGHQSAHYNLKKKIITENLYGVDLMEEAAEIAKLRLFLSLVSSAHTLDDLEPLPNIDFNILAGNSLVGLLEVDERAYNAQRGGGRGAAMTPMLGVGAVTYRDIVQERQRLLRDYRHAARLGIRDLTALRQEIEQQRETAYQTLDALLHKQFHDLGIKFEQATWDAAKGKEGKPTKRALTLADITALKPFHWAFEFAEVMERGGFDAVIANPPWDIVKPNGKEFLESFSQAVSKNKMTIKDFEKEKLKLMKDDAIRAEWLAYQSSFPHVSAYYRAAVHAPEQHGERAQDRQRPEPVQALLGTELPPAAGRRRVRHRHPQRHLHRPGCQGSTRVAVRRHRGDGPVLLREPQDDLRERGQPLQVRRPELPQGRRDHRVPGGLYAA, from the coding sequence ATGAGCCACGCCACCCTGAGCACCACCGAACTCAAGACCCTGCGCGGGCACCTGCGTGCCTTCGAGTTCGCCGAGGTCATGAACGTCCTGGGCTGGAACCGCGCGAGCGGCGCGCGCACCGTCACCGCCGACGGCCAGACCTTCCGCCTGACCCCCGTCGCGCAGCTGGGCGGCGTGCAGGTCATCGAGGTCACCGGCGGCGAGGACCCCACTGCCCTGCCCCTGGAGCCGGTGCGCCGCAAGGTCAGCGACGAGGTGGTCAAGACGTCTCGCGAGCACGTCCTGATCTTCGTGGACGCCGGGCGCACCCAGAGCCACTGGTACTGGGTCAAGCGAGGGCTGGACGGCGAGAAGCGCAAGGTGCAGCCCCGCACCCACACCTACGTCAAGGGCCAGCCCGACGACCTCTTCGTGGCCAAGCTCAGCGGGCTGTTCGTCGACCTGGCCGAGCTGGATGACGAGGGGGACCTCAGCGTCACCGAGGCGGCGCGGCGGCTGAGCAGTGCACTCGACACCGAGGGCGTCGTCAAGCGCTTCTACACCGAGTTCCGCACCCTGCGCGAGGACTTCGCCGACCAGATCGGCGGCATCTCCGACGACCGCGACCGGGCCTGGTACGCGAGCGTGCTGCTCAACCGCCTGATGTTCATCTACTTCTTGCAGGGTAAGGGCTTCCTGGGCCGCCCCACACCACGCAGCGACGGCGACCGGCAGTACCTGCAGAACCACCTGGCCGCCAGCAAGAAGCGCGGGGCGGACCGCTACTACAGCGAGTTTCTGAGCACCCTCTTTTTCGACGCCTTCGCCGCTCCAGAAGAGCAGCGCAGCGCCGAGGTCAGCGCCATGGTGGGTCAGATCCCCTACCTCAACGGCGGCCTCTTCCTGCGGCACGGCATCGAGTTGAAGTACTCCGGCATCCGCGTCCCTGACCGGGCCTTCGGGCAGGTGCTGGACCTCTTCGGGCGCTACACCTGGAACCTCAGTGACCAGGACAAGCACGCGGGTGGCCTGGACCCCGACGTGCTCGGGCACATCTTCGAGAAGTACATCAACCAGAAGGGCTTCGGGGCGTACTACACCCGCCCGGAGATCACCGAGTACCTCTGCGAGCAGACGGTGCGGCGGCTGGTGCTGGACAAGATCCGGGAGCGCCGCCCCCTGGAGCACCACCTGCACCACAACCTCAACGACGCCATCGCCCGCGCCGACGCGGACCTGGTGCGCTCGCTGCTGCTGGCCGAGGACGGCCTGAAGAGCGTCAGCCTGCTGGACCCCGCCTGCGGCTCCGGTGCGTTTCTGGTGGCGGCCCTCAAGACCCTGCTGGACATCTACAGCGCCCTGATGGGCCGCATCGTCTCGCTCAACGACCGCACCCTGCTGGACTGGGAAGAGAAGCTGCGCGGCGGCCACCAGAGCGCCCACTACAACCTGAAAAAGAAGATCATCACCGAGAACCTCTACGGCGTGGACCTGATGGAGGAGGCCGCCGAGATCGCCAAGCTGCGCCTCTTCCTGAGCCTGGTGAGCAGCGCCCACACGCTGGACGACCTCGAACCCCTGCCCAACATCGACTTCAACATCCTCGCGGGCAACAGCCTGGTGGGTCTGCTGGAGGTGGACGAGCGGGCGTACAACGCGCAGCGCGGCGGGGGCCGGGGCGCGGCCATGACGCCGATGCTGGGCGTGGGCGCCGTGACCTACCGGGACATCGTACAGGAGCGCCAGCGCCTGCTGCGCGACTACCGCCACGCCGCCCGCCTGGGCATCCGCGACCTGACCGCCCTGCGCCAGGAGATCGAGCAGCAGCGGGAGACCGCCTACCAGACGCTCGACGCCCTGCTGCACAAGCAGTTCCACGATCTGGGCATCAAGTTCGAGCAGGCGACCTGGGACGCAGCGAAGGGCAAGGAGGGCAAGCCCACCAAGCGGGCGCTCACCCTGGCCGACATCACGGCCCTGAAGCCCTTTCACTGGGCTTTCGAGTTCGCCGAGGTGATGGAGCGCGGAGGCTTCGATGCAGTGATCGCCAACCCACCCTGGGACATCGTGAAGCCCAACGGCAAGGAGTTCCTGGAGTCCTTTTCGCAGGCGGTCAGCAAGAACAAGATGACCATCAAGGACTTCGAGAAGGAAAAGCTGAAGCTGATGAAGGACGACGCCATCCGCGCCGAGTGGCTGGCCTACCAGTCCTCCTTCCCGCACGTCAGCGCCTACTACCGCGCCGCAGTTCACGCACCAGAGCAGCACGGTGAACGGGCGCAAGACCGGCAGCGACCTGAACCTGTACAAGCTCTTCTTGGAACAGAGCTACCGCCTGCTGCGGGACGGCGGCGAGTGCGGCATCGTCATCCCCAGCGGCATCTACACCGACCTGGGTGCCAAGGGTCTACGCGAGTTGCTGTTCGACGCCACCGAGGTGACGGGCCTGTTCTGCTTCGAGAACCGCAAGACGATCTTCGAGAACGTGGACAGCCGCTTCAAGTTCGTCGTCCTGAGCTTCCGCAAGGGCGGCGCGACCACCGAGTTCCCGGCGGCCTTTATGCGGCATGA
- a CDS encoding helix-turn-helix domain-containing protein — MTASYLPDQQEQAQLMALVQALGEQDGTLELRIPGQAGGLAVAPTLARLLQEAAQELARGHAVTLIPTEQHLSTHEAARLLDVSRPFLIARLLDTGKLPHHRVGSHRRIALSDLLAYQAEQERRQALADELTAEAQQMGLY, encoded by the coding sequence ATGACCGCCTCCTACCTTCCAGATCAGCAGGAACAGGCCCAGCTTATGGCCCTGGTGCAGGCCCTGGGTGAGCAGGACGGCACGCTGGAGCTCCGTATCCCTGGGCAGGCAGGAGGGCTTGCGGTTGCGCCGACCCTCGCCCGCCTGCTCCAGGAGGCCGCGCAGGAGCTCGCCCGTGGTCACGCCGTCACCCTGATCCCCACCGAGCAGCATCTCTCCACCCACGAGGCAGCCCGCCTGCTGGACGTCAGCCGCCCGTTCCTGATCGCCCGGCTGCTGGACACCGGGAAGCTGCCCCACCACCGGGTGGGCAGTCACCGGCGCATCGCGCTCTCGGACCTGCTGGCCTACCAGGCCGAGCAGGAACGCCGCCAGGCGCTGGCCGACGAGCTGACCGCCGAGGCACAGCAGATGGGCCTGTATTGA
- a CDS encoding TrmB family transcriptional regulator, protein MSAVIHLQALGLTEYEARAYTALLALGRAVPARVARQAGIPRPKIYETLERLEGRGLAARVGQNPLEYAPLSAREYLARARRSFDDRLGALDRDLSRLAPDPAPEAVYHLYGEAAIRSLCEDLTLNARQRVYMAGETPLAERLERLTPRGVELRRAALAGLPSIAAEGQRAFLLARDGEAAVIAHFIEEGSSGEAHGVHTHNPVVVHLIEGYVELAARSAPGTVDKSGDPL, encoded by the coding sequence ATGAGTGCCGTGATTCACCTGCAAGCGCTGGGCCTGACCGAGTACGAGGCGCGTGCCTATACCGCCCTGCTCGCCCTCGGGCGCGCCGTGCCCGCCCGCGTGGCGCGGCAGGCAGGCATTCCCCGGCCCAAGATCTACGAGACCCTGGAACGCCTCGAAGGCCGGGGCCTGGCCGCGCGGGTGGGCCAGAACCCGCTGGAATACGCCCCCCTGAGTGCCCGCGAGTACCTCGCGCGGGCGCGGCGTTCCTTCGACGACCGCCTCGGCGCGCTCGACCGCGACCTCTCGCGCCTCGCCCCCGACCCCGCTCCCGAGGCGGTCTACCACCTCTACGGGGAAGCGGCCATCCGCAGCCTGTGCGAGGACCTCACCCTGAATGCCCGGCAGCGGGTGTACATGGCGGGCGAGACGCCCCTGGCCGAGCGGCTGGAGCGCCTGACCCCCCGTGGGGTCGAACTGCGCCGCGCCGCGCTTGCGGGCCTGCCCTCCATCGCCGCCGAGGGCCAGCGGGCCTTTTTGCTCGCCCGCGACGGCGAGGCGGCCGTGATCGCGCACTTTATCGAGGAGGGGAGCAGCGGCGAGGCCCACGGCGTGCACACCCACAACCCCGTCGTGGTGCACCTGATCGAGGGGTACGTGGAGCTGGCGGCCCGCAGTGCTCCGGGGACCGTTGACAAGTCGGGAGACCCACTGTAA
- a CDS encoding type IV toxin-antitoxin system AbiEi family antitoxin domain-containing protein → MAHYLPLGEETPAHLYMRARPPEWLQRLPLPALWHHETVIRETLPAERVSDNLREPRFDVSVASLLGIVPVLQDGWTVFTSSPERAAIELAAGLTRGESWDMAYETFTGLTTLRPALVQQLLTSSTRKVTRRVFLHLARTSGHPWLDRLDLDALDLGQGKRQLVPGGTLDPEFLITVPRREEAHGF, encoded by the coding sequence ATGGCCCACTACCTGCCACTCGGCGAGGAGACACCCGCACACCTCTATATGCGCGCCCGGCCGCCAGAGTGGCTCCAGCGGTTGCCACTCCCCGCACTCTGGCACCACGAAACGGTCATCCGCGAAACCCTCCCAGCGGAGCGTGTCTCCGACAACCTGCGTGAGCCTCGCTTCGACGTCTCCGTTGCCAGCCTCCTTGGCATCGTCCCTGTACTTCAGGATGGCTGGACCGTGTTTACCTCGTCACCGGAACGGGCCGCCATCGAACTCGCCGCCGGCCTCACCCGTGGCGAGAGCTGGGACATGGCCTACGAAACGTTCACCGGCCTGACGACGCTCCGTCCGGCCCTGGTGCAGCAGCTCCTGACTTCGAGTACCAGGAAGGTCACCCGCCGCGTCTTCCTGCACCTCGCCCGTACCAGTGGGCATCCTTGGCTGGATCGGCTGGATCTGGACGCCCTTGACCTGGGACAGGGCAAGCGGCAGCTCGTGCCCGGCGGCACCCTGGACCCGGAGTTCCTGATCACGGTGCCACGGCGGGAGGAGGCCCATGGCTTCTGA
- a CDS encoding PIN domain-containing protein: MTRRVFCDANVLYPSLLRDLLIRLAGADLVELRWSDEVQNEWIRNLLEHRPDLSPAALERTRQRMEGAVEGARVTGYEPLVPTLSLPDPEDRHVLAAAITGEATHLLTFNLRDFPVSVLQPHGITPVHPDAALLAWLQEWPHEVVAVVRRLSTALQRPPMSPQAVADGLVTLGLPVSGERLRFLLESDDTREGL, encoded by the coding sequence GTGACCAGGCGAGTCTTCTGCGACGCCAACGTGCTGTACCCCTCCCTCCTGCGGGATCTGCTGATCCGGCTGGCTGGCGCTGACCTCGTGGAGCTGCGCTGGAGTGACGAGGTTCAGAACGAGTGGATCCGCAACCTGCTGGAGCACCGACCGGACCTCTCCCCAGCCGCCCTGGAGCGCACCCGGCAGCGGATGGAAGGAGCGGTGGAGGGTGCACGGGTCACCGGGTACGAGCCCCTCGTCCCCACGTTGTCCCTGCCCGACCCGGAGGATCGTCACGTCCTGGCCGCGGCCATCACCGGCGAGGCGACCCATCTGCTGACCTTCAACCTCCGGGACTTTCCGGTGTCCGTCCTCCAGCCCCACGGCATCACGCCTGTCCACCCGGATGCGGCCCTGCTGGCCTGGCTGCAAGAGTGGCCGCATGAGGTCGTGGCCGTGGTCAGGCGTCTGAGCACAGCTCTTCAGAGGCCGCCGATGAGCCCGCAGGCCGTGGCCGACGGTCTCGTTACCCTGGGCCTTCCGGTCAGCGGAGAGCGTCTCCGGTTCCTGCTGGAATCAGACGACACCCGGGAAGGTCTGTGA
- a CDS encoding glyoxalase, producing MTSLISGLDHVQIEAPAGCEAAARAFFDDFLGLPELLKPEALRARGGAWFGLPDGRQVHVGVTPDFVPREKGHPALRCPDLAAFQAQCEAHGVAYRADAEAGVPRVFLRDPFGNRLEVVGGGHESVVRDVPL from the coding sequence ATGACTTCTCTGATCTCTGGCCTCGACCACGTCCAGATCGAAGCGCCTGCCGGGTGCGAAGCGGCGGCGCGGGCCTTTTTCGATGACTTTCTGGGTCTGCCCGAGCTGCTCAAGCCGGAAGCGCTGCGGGCGCGGGGCGGCGCGTGGTTCGGCCTGCCCGACGGGCGGCAGGTGCATGTCGGCGTGACGCCGGACTTCGTGCCGCGCGAGAAGGGGCACCCGGCGCTGCGCTGTCCGGACCTCGCCGCGTTTCAGGCCCAGTGCGAGGCGCACGGCGTGGCCTACCGGGCCGACGCCGAGGCCGGGGTGCCGCGCGTCTTCCTGCGGGACCCCTTCGGCAACCGGCTGGAGGTGGTCGGGGGCGGGCATGAAAGCGTGGTCCGGGACGTTCCGCTCTGA
- a CDS encoding helix-turn-helix domain-containing protein, which produces MRNRIRELRTGRGWSQADLAAHLGVSRQTINNFETGKHDPNLLLAFRLSWLLEQPLEAIFSVDPDEHEQLVGERWEYQDRLATAFDEVSVLGEMGREGWELTGFGPLVLHFRRPEDASLRLTWAYERRAGLLAGRVRKELEAQGWTYSGTWGTLHYFKRPA; this is translated from the coding sequence ATGCGCAACCGGATTCGGGAGCTTCGCACCGGGCGCGGCTGGTCTCAGGCCGACCTCGCCGCGCACCTGGGGGTCTCCCGTCAGACCATCAACAACTTCGAGACGGGCAAGCACGATCCCAACCTTCTCCTCGCCTTCCGTCTCTCCTGGCTTCTCGAGCAGCCGCTGGAGGCGATCTTCAGCGTCGACCCCGACGAGCATGAGCAGCTGGTCGGCGAACGCTGGGAGTACCAGGACCGCCTTGCAACGGCGTTCGATGAGGTCAGCGTGCTGGGCGAGATGGGCCGCGAGGGCTGGGAACTCACCGGCTTTGGCCCGCTGGTGCTGCACTTCCGCCGCCCCGAGGACGCCAGCCTGCGCCTGACCTGGGCGTATGAGCGGCGGGCCGGACTGCTGGCCGGGCGCGTCCGCAAGGAGCTGGAGGCGCAGGGCTGGACCTACAGCGGGACCTGGGGCACCCTGCACTACTTCAAGCGGCCCGCCTGA
- a CDS encoding helicase-related protein yields the protein MPKILDNIDLKLIDDLRVSMQSAVRADFCVGYFNLRGWKLIDDLTELWSGQGDARTRLLVGMQELPKDELRAALTLRDQPGGLDNKAAARLKRRAAEAFREQLMLGAPTDSDEAGLRRLSRQLKSGKVVVKLFLGHLLHAKLYLLHRQDHAAPRVAYVGSSNLSFAGLKRQGELNVDVLDGDSTKKLADWFEDRWHDRWALDITLELAQIIDESWASERGHTPHEIYLKMAYHLSREARAGVGGFRIPRDLARILFPYQTAAVQIAAHHLNKRGGVMLGDVVGLGKTLMATALVRVMQEAQDVRTLIICPVNLVPMWQDYVHRYGLLAKVLPISRVTTVLPDERRYQVVLIDESHNLRNREGRRYRAIQEYVAFNESKVILLSATPYNKSYADLGAQLRLFVPEDADLGIRPELLMREVGEADFRAQHQAPVRSIAAFEKSAYPDDWRDLMRLYLVRRTRSFVQANYAEVDDTDSRRYLTFGDGRRAYFPVRRPRTVTFTVDEGNPDDAYARLYAPTVVETIGQLALPRYGLGNYINDKTRGSATPAEKELLLNLGRAGKRLIGFSRTGLFKRLESGGFTFVQSLERHILRNYVFLHALEAGKPLPIGSQNAELLDERDDDEETLFSPEGEETAPGELADTVVGEDLDALAPTEASYRTRAAQVYASYETLYKRRFRWARAELFTKKLATALRQDARALMGVLASAGAWHPESDPKLLALVELLTSRHPQEKVLVFTQFADTVQYLVEQLRARGLTQVEGAVGASEDPTALAWRFSPRSNGKSYPPDQEIRVLIATDVLSEGQNLQDAHIIVNFDLPWAIIRLIQRAGRVDRIGQEAREIEVYSFLPAEGVERLIQLRSRVRQRLQENAEVVGTDERFFEDDEAEKLVDLYNEKSGLLDSEPDHEVDLASYAFQIWQNAVKADPTLNARIPALPDVVYSTKALAPGEDGPPGVLVYTRTASGYDALAWMDEHGQSVTQSQLRVLQAAECSPDTPAVPRLPHHHDLVRQGVEHITTQEAGLAGGELGRPNGPRARTYERLKRYWESLEGSLYASPELQRAIDDIYRHPLRAAAADTLARQLRTGIDDATLAALVLSLRDDDRLSLRAEDDEAPQEPQIICSLGLRPA from the coding sequence ATGCCCAAGATCCTCGACAACATCGACCTCAAGCTGATCGACGACCTGCGCGTGTCGATGCAGTCCGCCGTGCGCGCTGATTTCTGCGTCGGCTACTTCAACCTGCGGGGCTGGAAGCTGATCGACGACCTCACCGAGCTGTGGAGCGGTCAGGGTGACGCCCGCACCCGGTTGCTGGTGGGCATGCAGGAGCTGCCCAAGGACGAGCTGCGGGCCGCCCTGACCCTGCGCGACCAGCCCGGCGGCCTGGACAACAAGGCCGCCGCCCGGCTCAAGCGCCGCGCCGCCGAGGCCTTCCGCGAGCAGTTGATGCTGGGCGCCCCCACCGACAGCGACGAGGCGGGCCTGCGCCGGCTGAGCCGGCAGCTCAAGAGCGGCAAGGTCGTGGTCAAGCTGTTCCTCGGCCACCTGCTGCACGCCAAGCTCTACCTGCTGCACCGCCAGGACCACGCCGCGCCGCGCGTCGCCTACGTCGGCAGCAGCAACCTGAGCTTCGCGGGCCTCAAGCGCCAGGGCGAGCTGAACGTCGACGTGCTCGACGGCGACTCGACGAAGAAGCTCGCCGACTGGTTCGAGGACCGCTGGCACGACCGCTGGGCGCTGGACATCACCCTGGAGCTCGCGCAGATCATCGATGAGAGCTGGGCGAGCGAGCGCGGCCACACGCCCCACGAGATCTACCTGAAGATGGCCTACCACCTCTCGCGCGAGGCGCGCGCCGGCGTCGGCGGGTTCCGCATTCCCCGCGACCTGGCGCGCATCCTCTTCCCCTACCAGACCGCCGCCGTCCAGATCGCCGCGCACCACCTCAACAAGCGCGGCGGCGTGATGCTGGGCGACGTGGTGGGCCTGGGCAAGACCCTGATGGCGACCGCCCTGGTGCGGGTGATGCAAGAAGCGCAGGACGTCCGCACCCTGATCATCTGCCCGGTCAACCTGGTGCCGATGTGGCAGGACTACGTCCACCGCTACGGCCTCCTGGCCAAGGTGCTCCCCATCAGCCGGGTCACCACGGTCCTGCCCGACGAGCGGCGCTACCAGGTGGTCCTGATCGACGAGAGCCACAACCTGCGCAACCGCGAGGGACGTCGCTACCGGGCGATCCAGGAGTACGTCGCCTTCAACGAGAGCAAGGTGATCCTGCTGTCGGCCACGCCCTACAACAAAAGCTACGCGGACCTAGGCGCGCAGCTGCGCCTCTTCGTGCCCGAGGACGCCGACTTGGGTATCCGCCCCGAGCTGCTGATGCGCGAGGTGGGAGAGGCGGACTTCCGCGCCCAGCACCAGGCGCCGGTGCGCAGCATCGCCGCTTTCGAGAAGAGCGCCTATCCCGACGACTGGCGCGACCTGATGCGGCTCTACCTGGTCCGGCGCACCCGGAGCTTCGTGCAGGCGAACTATGCCGAGGTCGACGACACCGACAGTCGGCGCTACCTCACCTTCGGGGACGGGCGCCGGGCGTACTTTCCGGTACGTCGGCCACGCACCGTGACCTTCACGGTCGACGAGGGCAACCCGGACGACGCCTACGCCCGCCTGTACGCGCCCACCGTGGTCGAGACCATCGGGCAGCTCGCCCTGCCCCGGTATGGGCTGGGCAACTACATCAACGACAAGACGCGCGGGAGCGCCACGCCCGCCGAGAAGGAACTGCTCCTGAACCTGGGCCGCGCCGGCAAGCGCTTGATCGGCTTCTCGCGCACCGGCCTGTTCAAGCGCCTGGAAAGCGGCGGCTTCACCTTCGTCCAGTCGCTCGAGCGCCATATCCTGCGCAACTACGTGTTCCTGCACGCCCTGGAAGCCGGCAAGCCCCTGCCCATCGGGTCGCAGAACGCTGAGCTGCTCGACGAGCGCGACGACGACGAGGAGACGCTGTTCAGCCCCGAGGGTGAGGAGACCGCGCCCGGCGAGCTGGCCGACACCGTGGTGGGTGAGGACCTGGACGCGCTCGCCCCCACCGAGGCGTCTTACCGGACGCGCGCTGCGCAGGTCTACGCCAGCTACGAAACCCTGTACAAGCGGCGCTTCCGCTGGGCCCGCGCCGAGCTGTTCACGAAGAAGCTCGCGACCGCCCTGCGTCAGGACGCCCGCGCCCTGATGGGCGTGCTCGCCAGTGCCGGCGCGTGGCACCCGGAGAGCGACCCCAAGCTGCTCGCCCTGGTCGAGTTGCTGACCTCCCGGCACCCGCAGGAAAAGGTCCTGGTCTTCACCCAGTTCGCCGACACGGTGCAGTACCTCGTCGAGCAGCTGCGCGCCCGCGGCCTGACCCAGGTCGAGGGCGCGGTCGGGGCCAGTGAGGACCCCACCGCCCTGGCCTGGCGCTTCTCCCCGCGCAGCAACGGCAAGAGCTACCCGCCCGATCAGGAGATCCGCGTGCTGATCGCCACCGACGTGCTCTCCGAGGGCCAGAACCTCCAGGACGCCCACATCATCGTGAACTTCGACCTGCCCTGGGCGATCATCCGCCTGATCCAGCGCGCCGGGCGCGTGGACCGCATCGGGCAGGAGGCGCGGGAGATCGAGGTGTACTCCTTCCTGCCGGCCGAGGGCGTGGAGCGCCTGATCCAGCTGCGCTCGCGGGTTCGCCAGCGCCTTCAGGAGAACGCCGAGGTGGTCGGCACCGACGAGCGCTTCTTCGAGGACGACGAGGCGGAAAAGCTGGTCGACCTCTACAACGAGAAGTCCGGCCTGCTGGACAGCGAACCCGACCACGAGGTGGACCTGGCGAGCTATGCGTTCCAGATCTGGCAGAACGCGGTCAAGGCAGATCCCACCCTCAACGCCCGCATTCCGGCGCTGCCCGACGTGGTCTACAGCACCAAGGCCCTGGCGCCGGGTGAAGATGGTCCCCCCGGCGTCCTGGTCTACACCCGCACCGCCAGCGGCTACGACGCCCTGGCCTGGATGGACGAGCACGGCCAGAGCGTGACCCAGAGCCAGCTCCGGGTGCTGCAGGCCGCCGAGTGCTCCCCAGACACGCCGGCCGTCCCGCGCCTGCCGCACCACCACGATCTGGTGCGCCAGGGCGTCGAGCACATCACCACCCAGGAAGCCGGGCTGGCGGGTGGGGAGCTGGGCCGGCCCAACGGCCCGCGCGCGCGCACCTACGAGCGGCTCAAGCGCTACTGGGAGAGCCTGGAAGGGTCGCTCTACGCCTCCCCGGAGTTGCAGCGCGCCATCGACGACATCTACCGCCATCCCCTGCGCGCGGCGGCCGCCGACACCCTGGCGCGGCAGCTGCGCACCGGCATCGACGACGCCACCCTCGCCGCGCTGGTCCTGAGCCTGCGCGATGACGACCGCCTGAGCCTGCGGGCTGAGGACGACGAAGCCCCCCAGGAACCCCAGATCATCTGCTCGCTGGGCCTGCGCCCCGCCTGA